A stretch of the Longimicrobium sp. genome encodes the following:
- the metK gene encoding methionine adenosyltransferase yields the protein MSTVLDPTRAPATVAYTFTSESVSEGHPDKVCDTIADAILDAHLAGDPGSRVACEVLCKENRVVLAGEITSGAAVDHEAVVRRVVGEIGYTDPGQPFRPENLEIYSFLSRQAAEIALGVDADTSLSGEQGAGDQGIMFGYATDETPELMPLPILLAHRLAEALARHRRQGTVEWLRPDAKTQVSVRYEDGRPAAVTDVLVSTQHAASADRETIRHFVALTLVPEVLEGWFHDDIRVLVNPTGSFVQGGPSADAGVTGRKIIVDTYGGMGRHGGGAFSGKDPSKVDRSGAYFCRYVARQVVKAGLARRAEVQVAYAIGVAQPVSVKVETFGTGDPHAAAEFVRGFDFRPGAIIRQLDLLRPIYRRTTNYGHFGKADLPWEA from the coding sequence ATGAGCACGGTTCTCGATCCCACGCGCGCCCCGGCCACGGTGGCCTACACCTTCACCTCGGAGTCGGTGTCGGAGGGGCACCCGGACAAGGTCTGCGACACCATCGCCGACGCCATCCTGGACGCGCACCTGGCCGGCGACCCCGGGAGCCGCGTGGCGTGCGAGGTCCTCTGCAAGGAGAACCGCGTGGTGCTGGCGGGCGAGATCACCTCCGGCGCGGCGGTGGACCACGAGGCGGTGGTGCGCCGGGTGGTGGGCGAGATCGGCTACACCGACCCCGGGCAGCCCTTCCGCCCCGAGAACCTGGAGATCTACTCGTTCCTCTCCCGGCAGGCGGCCGAGATCGCGTTGGGAGTGGACGCCGACACCAGCCTGTCGGGCGAGCAGGGCGCGGGCGACCAGGGGATCATGTTCGGCTACGCCACCGACGAGACGCCGGAGCTGATGCCGCTGCCGATCCTGCTGGCGCACCGCCTGGCCGAGGCGCTGGCCCGCCACCGCCGCCAGGGCACGGTGGAGTGGCTGCGCCCCGACGCCAAGACGCAGGTCTCGGTGCGCTACGAGGACGGCCGCCCGGCGGCCGTCACCGACGTGCTGGTCTCCACGCAGCACGCGGCGAGCGCCGACCGCGAGACGATCCGCCATTTCGTGGCGCTCACGCTCGTCCCCGAGGTGCTGGAGGGGTGGTTCCACGACGACATCCGCGTGCTGGTGAACCCCACGGGGAGCTTCGTGCAGGGCGGCCCCTCGGCCGACGCGGGGGTCACCGGGCGCAAGATCATCGTCGACACCTACGGCGGGATGGGGCGCCACGGCGGCGGCGCCTTCAGCGGCAAGGACCCCTCGAAGGTGGACAGGAGCGGCGCCTACTTCTGCCGCTACGTGGCCCGGCAGGTGGTGAAGGCGGGCCTCGCCCGGCGCGCCGAGGTGCAGGTGGCGTACGCCATCGGCGTGGCGCAGCCGGTGTCGGTGAAGGTGGAGACGTTCGGCACGGGCGACCCGCACGCGGCCGCCGAGTTCGTGCGGGGCTTCGACTTCCGCCCGGGCGCCATCATCCGCCAGCTCGACCTGCTGCGCCCGATCTACCGCCGCACCACCAACTACGGCCACTTCGGCAAGGCGGACCTCCCCTGGGAGGCGTGA
- a CDS encoding RES family NAD+ phosphorylase: MTAAGLAGAATGWRVFPWDRTAPPGEPFSPQYVVPAARQGKGRFDLGTTAVLYLAESPEHAAAELLRPFAGRRLSPSQLIALRRPLALVRVELATALVERIADLTDPAVLLERGIRPDALASRERGVTQAISRRLHAAGLAGFRWWSALHGDWHALLLFVDRLGASELRYGAPEALTVSHPAVRAAVDVLRMPRPRR, encoded by the coding sequence TTGACGGCGGCCGGCCTCGCCGGCGCGGCGACGGGCTGGCGCGTCTTCCCCTGGGACCGGACGGCTCCCCCCGGCGAGCCGTTCTCGCCCCAGTACGTGGTCCCCGCCGCGCGGCAGGGGAAGGGCCGCTTCGACCTGGGGACCACAGCGGTCCTCTACCTCGCCGAGTCGCCCGAGCACGCGGCGGCCGAGCTGCTCCGCCCTTTCGCCGGCCGCCGGCTCTCGCCCTCGCAGCTGATCGCGCTCCGCCGTCCGCTCGCACTCGTCCGCGTCGAGCTGGCCACGGCGCTGGTGGAGCGGATCGCGGACCTGACCGACCCCGCGGTGCTGCTCGAGCGCGGCATCCGTCCGGACGCGCTCGCCTCGCGCGAGCGGGGTGTGACGCAGGCCATCTCCCGCCGGCTCCACGCGGCCGGGCTCGCGGGCTTCCGCTGGTGGTCGGCGCTGCACGGCGACTGGCACGCGCTGCTGCTGTTCGTCGACCGGCTCGGAGCGTCGGAGCTGCGCTACGGCGCCCCGGAAGCGCTCACGGTCTCCCACCCGGCCGTGCGCGCGGCCGTGGACGTGCTCCGGATGCCGCGGCCCAGGCGCTGA
- a CDS encoding antitoxin Xre/MbcA/ParS toxin-binding domain-containing protein — protein MSFAEERLVARAQQGDDTAFAELVRRHYRFVHTLLARRMEAGQAAEAAAQVFAYASRHLGEADPSKFADWLHELAARHVPPARVGMVRETGPAYGAAEPLDPGAQAGAAAPERAILMGDYFQARRGFPSDEALAAACGIDPRGLRQLKLGARADAATARLLGNLAPVVRRLLDHYEPEAVPDWLQGRSPDLGGRRPIDVLREDGLADVLAVIEAQASGAFA, from the coding sequence ATGAGCTTTGCCGAAGAGCGGCTGGTGGCGCGGGCGCAACAGGGTGACGACACCGCCTTCGCGGAGCTGGTGCGGCGGCACTACCGCTTCGTGCACACGCTCCTGGCGCGGCGCATGGAGGCCGGCCAGGCGGCGGAGGCCGCGGCGCAGGTGTTCGCGTACGCGTCGCGGCACCTGGGCGAAGCCGACCCCAGCAAGTTCGCTGACTGGCTGCACGAGCTGGCGGCGCGGCACGTCCCGCCGGCGCGGGTCGGCATGGTGCGCGAGACCGGGCCGGCGTACGGCGCCGCCGAACCCCTCGACCCCGGGGCGCAGGCCGGCGCGGCCGCGCCCGAGCGAGCGATCCTCATGGGCGACTACTTCCAGGCACGCCGCGGCTTCCCGTCCGACGAGGCGCTCGCGGCCGCGTGCGGCATCGACCCGCGCGGGCTCCGGCAGCTGAAGCTGGGCGCGCGCGCCGACGCGGCCACGGCCCGGCTCCTGGGCAACCTGGCCCCGGTGGTGCGCCGCCTGCTCGACCACTACGAGCCCGAGGCCGTCCCCGACTGGCTCCAAGGAAGGAGCCCCGACCTGGGCGGCCGCCGCCCGATCGACGTGCTGCGCGAGGACGGGCTGGCCGACGTGCTGGCCGTGATCGAGGCCCAGGCGAGCGGCGCCTTCGCTTGA
- a CDS encoding DUF3303 family protein, with amino-acid sequence MLFMVIERFKDRDAAAVYRRSREQGRMMPEGLEYVGSWIEASFERCFQVVECADARLLQQWVLSWRDLMEFEIVPVVASPETVDVVAPHL; translated from the coding sequence ATGCTGTTCATGGTGATCGAGCGCTTCAAGGACCGCGACGCCGCGGCGGTGTACCGGCGCTCGCGCGAACAGGGCCGGATGATGCCCGAGGGGCTGGAGTACGTGGGGAGCTGGATCGAGGCCAGCTTCGAGCGCTGCTTCCAGGTGGTCGAGTGCGCCGACGCGCGCCTGCTGCAGCAGTGGGTGCTGAGCTGGCGAGACCTGATGGAGTTCGAGATCGTCCCCGTCGTCGCCTCGCCGGAGACGGTGGACGTGGTCGCGCCGCACCTGTGA
- a CDS encoding SDR family oxidoreductase, whose amino-acid sequence MSEGLQAQRDATAVAAGERWSYRGRWALVTGASAGIGEAFARELARRGMHVALAARRADRLRALAGELEAAHRVRTAVLPVDLGEPGAALALWREAGEGRQVHLLVNNAGFGLKGRFDELPLERLSEMVRVNCIAPMELAHLALSEMRARGAGAIVNVASVAGYQPIPFLAAYAATKAFVLSLSEALAEEAREAGVRVVTLNPGPVATEFQQVAGTQVSGKTVGIRTPGEVVADALRGLEAGKRTVTPGLANRLSAYAARVSPRGLVVRTAKAVMTKLR is encoded by the coding sequence ATGAGCGAGGGACTGCAGGCGCAGCGGGACGCCACGGCCGTGGCGGCGGGCGAGCGCTGGAGCTACCGCGGGCGCTGGGCGCTGGTGACGGGCGCCTCGGCGGGGATCGGGGAGGCGTTCGCGCGCGAGCTCGCGCGGCGGGGGATGCACGTGGCGCTCGCCGCCCGCCGCGCAGACCGCCTGCGCGCGCTGGCGGGCGAGCTGGAGGCCGCGCACCGCGTCCGCACCGCCGTGCTCCCCGTGGACCTGGGGGAGCCGGGCGCCGCCCTGGCCCTGTGGCGGGAGGCGGGGGAGGGCCGCCAGGTCCACCTGCTGGTCAACAACGCCGGCTTCGGGCTCAAGGGCCGCTTCGACGAGCTGCCGCTGGAGCGGCTGTCGGAGATGGTGCGGGTGAACTGCATCGCGCCGATGGAGCTGGCGCACCTGGCGCTCAGCGAGATGCGCGCGCGGGGCGCGGGCGCCATCGTCAACGTGGCCTCCGTGGCCGGCTACCAGCCGATCCCCTTTCTCGCCGCGTACGCCGCCACCAAGGCGTTCGTCCTCTCCCTCTCCGAGGCGCTGGCCGAGGAGGCGCGCGAGGCCGGCGTGCGGGTGGTCACCCTCAACCCCGGCCCCGTCGCCACCGAGTTCCAGCAGGTCGCCGGCACGCAGGTGAGCGGGAAGACCGTGGGGATCAGGACGCCGGGGGAGGTGGTGGCCGACGCGCTGCGCGGGCTGGAGGCGGGGAAGCGGACCGTCACCCCCGGGCTGGCGAACCGGCTCTCCGCCTACGCCGCCCGTGTTTCTCCCCGCGGCCTGGTGGTGCGCACGGCGAAGGCGGTGATGACGAAGCTGCGATGA
- a CDS encoding MFS transporter, translating into MEEAAEKASLRGAVREMRAFLVIWVGQLVSELGSGLTGFAIPVWVYQQTGSAEQFGLLMFAQIVPALLVSPFAGALVDRWDRRKVLIASDTASALVTLAVAALVFTGRFEVWHLFVIGVFGSLIGPFQDPAFAASISVLVPRRHYGRAVGMMQTAGSLSAILTPVLAGVLVVTVGLGWVVLIDLATYLVAIGTLAFARIPSPPQGPEHRHDPLAAQAAYGWRFVRERRGLLGLLLFFAFTNFLGGFLGPLMQPMVLAITTPAVLGTLVSMMGVGGLLGAMAMSVWGGPKRRVRGVLAFCALGGLCTVVVGLKPWLPLIAAGLFASALAWPLLQGTHSALWFAKTPAEAVGRVIAIRRMVVISSAPLSVLLAGPLAERVFEPLLMPGGALAPTVGAVLGVGKGRGIALMFVLVGLLTVLAAAVVYAVPAIRHVERDVPDAPPVHPEPAPPPAPADEAERGEAVAAV; encoded by the coding sequence ATGGAGGAGGCGGCCGAGAAGGCGTCGCTGCGCGGCGCCGTGCGCGAGATGCGCGCGTTCCTGGTGATCTGGGTGGGCCAGCTCGTCTCGGAGCTGGGCTCCGGCCTCACCGGGTTCGCCATTCCCGTGTGGGTCTACCAGCAGACGGGCTCGGCCGAGCAGTTCGGGCTGCTGATGTTCGCCCAGATCGTCCCGGCGCTGCTGGTGTCGCCCTTCGCCGGGGCGCTGGTGGACCGCTGGGACCGCAGGAAGGTGCTGATCGCCAGCGACACCGCCTCGGCGCTCGTCACCCTGGCCGTCGCGGCGCTGGTGTTCACGGGGAGGTTCGAGGTCTGGCACCTGTTCGTGATCGGGGTGTTCGGCTCCTTGATCGGGCCGTTCCAGGACCCGGCGTTCGCCGCCTCCATTTCCGTGCTGGTTCCCCGGCGCCACTACGGGCGGGCGGTGGGGATGATGCAGACCGCCGGCTCGCTGAGCGCGATCCTCACCCCGGTGCTGGCCGGGGTGCTGGTGGTGACGGTGGGGCTCGGCTGGGTGGTGCTGATCGACCTGGCCACCTACCTGGTGGCGATCGGCACGCTGGCCTTCGCGCGCATCCCCAGCCCGCCGCAGGGCCCGGAGCATCGGCACGACCCGCTCGCGGCCCAGGCGGCGTACGGGTGGCGCTTCGTGCGCGAGCGGCGCGGGCTGCTGGGGCTCCTGCTCTTCTTCGCCTTCACCAACTTCCTGGGCGGGTTCCTGGGCCCGCTCATGCAGCCGATGGTGCTCGCCATCACCACCCCCGCCGTGCTGGGGACGCTGGTCTCGATGATGGGCGTGGGCGGGCTGCTGGGCGCGATGGCGATGAGCGTGTGGGGCGGCCCGAAGCGGCGCGTGCGCGGAGTGCTGGCGTTCTGCGCGCTGGGCGGCCTCTGCACGGTGGTGGTGGGGCTCAAGCCGTGGCTGCCGCTGATCGCGGCGGGGCTGTTCGCGTCGGCGCTGGCGTGGCCGCTGCTGCAGGGCACCCACTCCGCGCTCTGGTTCGCGAAGACGCCGGCCGAGGCGGTGGGCCGCGTGATCGCCATCCGGCGGATGGTGGTGATCTCCAGCGCGCCGCTCTCGGTGCTCCTGGCCGGGCCGCTCGCCGAGCGCGTCTTCGAGCCGCTGCTGATGCCGGGCGGCGCGCTCGCGCCGACGGTGGGCGCGGTGCTGGGGGTGGGGAAGGGGCGCGGGATCGCGCTGATGTTCGTGCTGGTCGGGCTGCTGACGGTGCTCGCGGCGGCCGTGGTGTACGCGGTGCCGGCCATCCGCCACGTGGAGCGCGACGTCCCCGACGCGCCGCCGGTGCACCCCGAGCCTGCGCCGCCCCCCGCCCCCGCGGACGAGGCCGAGCGCGGCGAGGCCGTCGCCGCCGTCTGA